From Chryseobacterium joostei, the proteins below share one genomic window:
- a CDS encoding nuclear transport factor 2 family protein translates to MKKITLTRFLSIILCCLLWSTVFSQTKSYTPVSKELYHTIMEKDSILFNAANKGDIDQLKTFFTKDLEFFHDVGGLAGYEETVDNFRRVAKNYSYTRRALVPGSVEVYPIKDYGAIQSGLHQFCRLENGILTHCGTFKFVHIWKLTDEGWKISRVVSYGH, encoded by the coding sequence ATGAAAAAAATTACATTAACAAGGTTTTTATCCATAATACTATGCTGTTTATTGTGGTCTACAGTTTTTTCCCAAACAAAATCTTACACTCCCGTCTCTAAAGAACTGTATCATACAATTATGGAGAAAGACAGCATACTTTTCAACGCGGCTAATAAAGGAGACATTGATCAACTTAAAACCTTTTTTACCAAAGACCTTGAATTCTTTCATGATGTTGGCGGTTTGGCAGGATATGAAGAGACTGTTGATAATTTTCGGAGAGTGGCTAAAAATTATTCGTACACCAGAAGAGCGCTTGTACCAGGCAGCGTGGAAGTATATCCTATTAAAGATTATGGGGCTATCCAATCAGGATTGCATCAGTTTTGTCGTTTAGAAAACGGAATTTTAACCCATTGTGGGACTTTCAAATTCGTTCACATATGGAAACTTACCGATGAGGGCTGGAAAATTTCAAGAGTAGTCAGTTATGGACATTAA
- a CDS encoding serine hydrolase domain-containing protein has product MKSTFYLLILMVLVSSCQTSKKVFAEKRDYSFLTDSLKVEEQLEKYKLPGFSLVVFENYKIIYSSQVGVKSMNSKEKLDVNTAFSTASITKPITALLCHILEEKGLINLDEPIDKYLKRWHLPKSKFTESNSPTWKQFFNHTSGTNQGGFSDYYEGDVIPTIKQSLLGQIPRYDKEIEFLFTPGTNFEYSGGGYVIVQMALEDTLNKSIAELAQEHLFLPLGLTNTTMIQPNEKGFPTNVASVHDKDGKVIKTGLPITPQIGASGVWSTPTDLAKLSIEIQNALRNKNNKVISHQVAKKVTEVTALKNAVGGWGYGWQKSVAYNNYDWFTCNGSNTGVGGSIFATMEDGNGFVILANGEKPNRIPVMNEARIKLLTLMNWNKKISNEDIQELPLSLKKQLIGTYNDFLYGQGAETKIIEKNNRLYVESLFLGYFKGKNENELQYLKNGTFKIVDYPNVLKFDFSNGKVNSVILTRDSMKTEVQITKK; this is encoded by the coding sequence ATGAAAAGCACCTTTTACTTACTAATCCTTATGGTACTGGTTTCAAGTTGTCAGACAAGTAAAAAAGTTTTCGCAGAAAAAAGAGATTATAGCTTTCTTACAGATAGTTTAAAAGTTGAAGAACAATTAGAAAAGTATAAGCTTCCGGGATTTAGCCTTGTTGTTTTTGAAAATTACAAGATTATTTACTCCAGCCAGGTAGGAGTGAAATCAATGAATTCTAAAGAAAAATTAGATGTAAATACTGCTTTTTCTACCGCATCAATTACAAAGCCCATAACCGCACTTCTTTGTCATATACTTGAAGAAAAAGGCTTGATTAATCTGGACGAGCCAATTGATAAATATTTAAAAAGATGGCATTTACCCAAAAGTAAATTTACAGAAAGCAATAGTCCAACCTGGAAACAGTTTTTTAATCATACTTCGGGTACCAACCAAGGTGGATTTTCAGACTATTATGAGGGAGATGTAATTCCGACGATAAAACAAAGTCTTTTAGGGCAGATACCAAGATACGATAAGGAAATTGAGTTCCTGTTTACGCCGGGAACCAACTTTGAATACAGCGGTGGTGGATATGTAATTGTTCAAATGGCATTAGAAGATACTTTGAATAAATCTATTGCAGAACTGGCACAAGAACATCTTTTTTTGCCTCTTGGCTTGACGAATACCACCATGATACAGCCTAATGAAAAAGGATTTCCAACAAATGTTGCTTCTGTTCACGATAAAGATGGAAAAGTGATAAAAACAGGCTTGCCTATTACACCACAGATTGGAGCATCAGGAGTATGGTCTACCCCTACAGATTTAGCCAAGCTTTCTATTGAGATACAAAATGCTTTACGCAATAAAAATAACAAAGTAATCTCTCATCAGGTCGCCAAAAAAGTAACGGAAGTCACAGCTTTGAAAAATGCCGTTGGAGGTTGGGGATATGGATGGCAAAAGTCTGTCGCCTACAACAACTATGATTGGTTTACGTGCAATGGTTCTAATACTGGAGTGGGGGGAAGTATTTTTGCTACTATGGAAGATGGAAATGGCTTTGTAATTCTTGCGAATGGTGAAAAGCCTAATCGTATTCCTGTGATGAACGAAGCGCGCATAAAGCTTTTGACATTAATGAACTGGAATAAAAAAATATCCAATGAAGATATTCAGGAGCTTCCTTTGAGTTTAAAAAAGCAACTTATCGGAACATATAACGATTTTCTTTATGGGCAGGGAGCTGAAACGAAAATAATAGAAAAGAATAACCGTCTCTATGTTGAATCTCTATTCTTGGGATATTTTAAAGGAAAAAATGAGAACGAATTACAGTATCTGAAAAATGGGACTTTTAAAATTGTAGATTATCCGAACGTATTAAAATTTGATTTCAGTAATGGAAAAGTAAATTCTGTCATCTTAACAAGAGATTCTATGAAGACGGAGGTTCAAATTACTAAAAAATAA
- a CDS encoding 6TM ABC transporter family protein, giving the protein MNTLFLIPVVLIIAGIAFMIIMNKKHKTAKSEINLDSERNKYNQYKQELLAQDFSKLTQWMRGKPIDAFTSASVPQSTTNKVQELVTDGIKNIALSTIGIKLKRIETDCFWALSGNDLHFFSTDTVGELDEHIVFDNFRIETARLQYGGILKSQLGVYAKSSEEYLPKTHIITFDIDGSSLSLEIHDRLNYTVNPEDMLNLKKQLETRAKYQVVGEKFVKILQDKFSNLKMT; this is encoded by the coding sequence ATGAACACACTATTTTTAATTCCAGTTGTATTAATAATTGCAGGTATTGCTTTCATGATCATCATGAATAAAAAACACAAAACCGCAAAATCAGAAATTAACTTAGATTCTGAAAGAAATAAATACAACCAATACAAACAAGAGCTTTTAGCACAGGATTTTTCAAAATTAACACAATGGATGAGAGGTAAACCCATTGATGCTTTTACTTCTGCATCTGTTCCTCAGTCAACAACCAATAAAGTACAGGAGCTTGTAACTGACGGAATAAAAAATATCGCTTTATCTACAATTGGTATAAAGCTTAAACGAATTGAAACAGATTGTTTTTGGGCCTTAAGTGGAAATGATTTGCATTTTTTTAGTACCGATACAGTGGGTGAATTAGATGAACATATTGTATTTGATAATTTTAGAATTGAAACTGCCAGGCTTCAATATGGAGGCATTCTGAAATCGCAATTAGGTGTTTATGCAAAGTCATCAGAAGAATATTTGCCAAAAACACATATCATCACTTTTGATATTGATGGAAGTTCTTTATCTCTTGAAATTCATGACAGACTTAATTATACGGTAAATCCGGAGGATATGCTCAATCTAAAAAAACAATTAGAAACAAGAGCAAAATATCAGGTAGTTGGCGAAAAGTTTGTGAAAATTTTACAGGACAAATTCTCTAATCTAAAAATGACTTAA
- a CDS encoding helix-turn-helix domain-containing protein: MIEFQFIHILIHLQIVIYIIAVFRVLRKSKKLYLENYAGKSISSYNWLFQFTIVLTILYTVALLKNIFKFSDYPQISEWIKIGLWVSSLFIFCWYLFKALNNPGLFRNIDSKLKLVSELVSEEKKNEQSPEHEREYNEELLNLKKYMVERKPYLNSSLTIQDVSNETGIPVRDLSLLINHQLGQHFYDFVNTYRIESAMNILKDNTKSKVTILEILYEVGFNSKSSFNTAFKKHTGNTPTFYRKSV, from the coding sequence ATGATAGAGTTCCAGTTCATTCATATTTTAATACATCTTCAGATCGTTATATACATCATTGCTGTTTTTAGAGTGCTAAGAAAATCAAAGAAACTCTATCTTGAAAATTATGCAGGGAAAAGTATCAGCTCCTATAATTGGCTATTCCAGTTTACCATTGTATTGACCATTTTATATACGGTAGCTCTTTTAAAAAATATCTTTAAATTTTCTGATTATCCACAGATTTCTGAATGGATCAAAATTGGACTTTGGGTATCTTCTCTCTTTATTTTCTGTTGGTATCTATTCAAGGCATTAAATAATCCGGGTCTTTTTAGAAATATTGATTCCAAATTAAAGCTTGTTTCTGAACTTGTTTCCGAAGAAAAAAAGAATGAACAATCACCAGAACATGAAAGAGAATATAATGAAGAACTCTTGAATTTGAAAAAATATATGGTTGAGAGAAAACCTTATCTTAACTCTTCACTGACCATTCAGGATGTTTCTAATGAGACCGGAATTCCTGTTCGGGACCTGTCTCTTTTAATCAATCATCAATTAGGACAGCATTTTTATGATTTTGTTAATACCTATCGGATCGAGAGTGCTATGAATATTTTAAAAGACAATACAAAAAGTAAGGTAACCATCCTTGAAATTCTGTACGAAGTTGGCTTTAATTCAAAATCTTCTTTTAATACTGCTTTTAAAAAACATACCGGCAATACGCCGACTTTTTATCGTAAAAGCGTGTAG
- a CDS encoding SDR family oxidoreductase — MDALGGIPYGRPAFPEEVAELVGFLVSPRADYLTGTEYIIDGGTIPTI, encoded by the coding sequence ATGGATGCACTGGGTGGAATACCTTATGGAAGACCGGCATTTCCAGAAGAAGTTGCTGAATTGGTTGGTTTTCTTGTATCTCCAAGAGCTGATTATCTAACCGGAACAGAATACATAATAGACGGAGGTACAATACCAACAATTTAA
- a CDS encoding DUF1826 domain-containing protein: MDNTFADNNQIEMVSSFSELVNTDFHGNNNALCWYRSLHGDFEEIVSKLQLKENVTEISIEDLLELELTESGSAAREVILNDLQALTDFGALPSLNLLKSYERDEEFDFISTDVYSYHVDRSPVSTDTFLCTYYGAASDILPNDQAMQKILIPEIREKLKELHNGTEEEFEAFLKEYYFDLHYSPKPNAKPVNLGLGHLWRLTVDHPDQEVLPCIHRAPVENDGEYRLLLIC, translated from the coding sequence ATGGACAATACATTTGCTGACAATAATCAAATTGAAATGGTTTCCAGTTTCTCAGAACTGGTAAATACTGATTTTCATGGGAATAACAATGCGCTTTGTTGGTATAGAAGTTTACATGGAGATTTTGAAGAAATTGTGTCTAAACTTCAATTAAAAGAAAATGTTACAGAAATTTCCATTGAAGACCTTTTAGAACTAGAGCTAACGGAAAGTGGAAGTGCTGCACGGGAAGTTATTTTAAATGATTTGCAGGCATTAACCGATTTTGGAGCATTACCCTCTCTTAATTTGCTTAAAAGCTATGAAAGAGATGAAGAGTTTGATTTCATTTCAACAGATGTGTATTCCTATCATGTGGATCGTTCACCGGTAAGTACTGATACTTTTTTATGTACTTACTATGGTGCAGCAAGTGATATCTTGCCTAATGATCAAGCAATGCAAAAGATTTTGATTCCGGAAATTCGGGAAAAACTGAAAGAGTTACACAACGGTACAGAAGAGGAATTTGAAGCGTTTTTGAAAGAATATTATTTTGATCTTCATTACTCTCCTAAACCAAATGCAAAGCCTGTTAATTTGGGTTTAGGACATCTTTGGAGATTAACTGTAGATCATCCGGATCAGGAGGTTTTGCCTTGTATACATCGCGCACCCGTTGAAAATGACGGCGAATACCGATTACTGTTGATTTGTTAG
- a CDS encoding bacteriocin-like protein, which yields MKNLKKLQKAELKTIVGGADCTRLCFVNDKLTCVPYKSCGGPGLEP from the coding sequence ATGAAAAATTTAAAAAAGCTTCAAAAAGCAGAATTAAAAACAATTGTCGGAGGTGCAGATTGTACCCGATTATGTTTCGTAAATGACAAATTAACATGCGTTCCGTATAAGTCATGTGGTGGCCCTGGACTTGAACCATAA
- a CDS encoding phospholipase D-like domain-containing protein yields the protein MFKENKRFYFRIDTEPSEAIEVFVGQNAGTQLNNDILNAKEEVLIISPYIDETKLDDLISLKNRNVNVRLAFSDLRPEQYKDILRKLIHQHKVTDIKKKEKRESQKNMLFFSSIALFCLGIFSLIYFGMHVVDDLKDSNNFLAILVSLGSFYGFYKCWEMKAAVEKTEIYTYHYSETLNFKYVRNSRYDNKFVHSKIYVIDRKIAYLGSLNYTKSGFTTNFESRIRITQREKVNELVNFVHDIFEDNINLKKHELFYLGKKIYSEEMY from the coding sequence GTGTTTAAAGAAAACAAAAGATTTTATTTTAGAATTGATACTGAGCCCAGTGAAGCGATTGAAGTTTTTGTGGGGCAAAATGCAGGAACTCAATTAAACAATGATATATTGAATGCAAAGGAGGAAGTTTTAATTATTTCCCCCTATATAGATGAAACAAAACTGGATGACCTCATCTCCTTAAAAAACAGAAATGTAAATGTAAGATTGGCGTTTAGTGATCTGCGACCAGAACAATACAAGGATATTCTCCGAAAGCTGATTCATCAGCATAAAGTAACTGATATAAAGAAAAAAGAGAAAAGAGAGAGTCAGAAAAACATGCTTTTCTTCTCCTCTATTGCATTATTTTGTCTGGGGATTTTTTCACTCATTTATTTCGGGATGCATGTGGTAGATGACCTGAAAGATTCTAATAATTTTCTGGCTATACTTGTTTCTCTTGGGTCTTTTTATGGATTTTATAAATGCTGGGAAATGAAAGCAGCCGTTGAAAAAACAGAGATCTACACCTATCATTATTCTGAAACTTTGAATTTCAAGTATGTACGAAATAGCCGATACGATAACAAATTCGTTCATTCAAAAATTTATGTGATAGACCGAAAAATTGCTTACCTCGGATCACTAAACTACACCAAAAGTGGTTTTACCACTAATTTTGAATCCCGTATCAGAATTACCCAAAGAGAAAAAGTGAATGAATTGGTTAATTTTGTTCACGACATTTTTGAAGATAACATTAACCTCAAAAAGCATGAACTTTTTTATCTTGGAAAGAAAATCTACAGTGAGGAAATGTATTAA
- a CDS encoding DUF1266 domain-containing protein yields the protein MGFFSKLLNSFKSIRLNDKNIVNGYLLDHLLIGSMYAEQQSAYLNSYETGLGKSDVTKLVDTYWGISDQNQAIETLQSLHTRNQDENLDTVYRAFENSENYFDILRSNISNEEKVFDYYLGLFRKLKNVVPELIDQNIITDFAQLKKAKDSGWNYGRGVFLARCCYELNYLSEKELTEYLAKSHKELKKYCTTWKEYTTSYIFGRATWGGGSNNGMVQIANDLLNKKQSPLKNKIYI from the coding sequence ATGGGATTTTTTTCAAAATTGTTAAATTCATTTAAAAGCATACGATTAAATGATAAGAACATTGTAAATGGCTATTTGCTGGATCATTTGCTCATAGGTTCAATGTATGCCGAACAACAGTCGGCATACCTGAATTCTTATGAAACAGGTTTAGGCAAATCCGATGTTACAAAGTTAGTTGACACCTATTGGGGAATATCAGACCAAAATCAAGCCATAGAAACTCTCCAAAGTTTGCATACCAGAAATCAAGACGAAAATCTTGATACTGTATATCGAGCATTTGAAAATTCAGAAAATTATTTTGATATTTTAAGGTCAAATATATCAAACGAAGAAAAAGTTTTTGACTATTATTTAGGCCTATTCAGAAAGCTGAAAAATGTTGTTCCTGAATTAATTGACCAAAATATTATTACAGACTTTGCTCAGTTAAAAAAAGCAAAAGATAGCGGCTGGAATTATGGGAGAGGTGTATTTCTGGCACGCTGTTGCTACGAATTAAATTATCTTTCTGAAAAGGAGCTGACAGAGTATTTAGCAAAATCCCACAAAGAATTAAAAAAATATTGTACCACCTGGAAAGAATATACAACGAGTTATATTTTTGGACGGGCAACGTGGGGTGGAGGTAGTAATAATGGAATGGTACAGATTGCAAATGACCTATTGAATAAAAAACAGAGCCCACTCAAAAATAAGATATACATTTGA
- a CDS encoding GNAT family N-acetyltransferase: MNLREARVEDIPQIQVVRNAVKENPLSDPNLVTDQDCDDFMTKRGKGWVYEVEGQIVGFSIVDLVDNNIWALFVHPDHDKKGIGKQLHDIMLNWYFTQKEDTVWLGTAPGTRAELFYRKAGWTEIGTHGKGEIKFEMPYEKWQALVSV, from the coding sequence ATGAATTTAAGAGAAGCCAGAGTAGAAGATATTCCACAGATACAAGTTGTAAGAAATGCCGTTAAGGAAAACCCACTTTCAGATCCCAATCTGGTTACTGACCAGGATTGCGATGATTTTATGACAAAAAGAGGCAAAGGCTGGGTGTATGAAGTTGAAGGCCAAATAGTCGGATTTTCAATTGTTGATTTGGTTGACAATAATATATGGGCTTTGTTTGTGCACCCTGACCATGACAAGAAAGGAATAGGGAAGCAGCTTCACGATATTATGCTCAACTGGTACTTTACACAAAAAGAAGACACTGTATGGTTGGGGACTGCACCTGGTACAAGGGCAGAGTTATTCTATAGAAAAGCAGGATGGACGGAGATAGGTACGCATGGCAAAGGTGAGATCAAGTTTGAGATGCCCTACGAAAAATGGCAGGCTCTTGTTTCAGTTTAA
- a CDS encoding T9SS type A sorting domain-containing protein translates to MKGMIALNGNEVAFAKGSWNDVWGTYSMTRPNTDLSDPLLVRLNKDTGAFIGAEEIRSNFGVQDEFTAIAVDKDGNYLLGGFFHNELFTEANDGINTMAVNVTGGKSQSFFAKYAKSACSLSVVETSSSQAGIEVYPNPVQDVLYIKSKEPLVSYEIYGATGQSVKQGTLSMAQEQLVLSSLSTGVYYIKLKTKSATITEKIMKK, encoded by the coding sequence ATGAAAGGAATGATTGCCCTTAACGGAAATGAAGTGGCATTTGCTAAGGGTAGCTGGAATGATGTTTGGGGCACTTATTCTATGACGCGTCCTAATACAGACCTTTCAGATCCTTTATTGGTTCGTCTTAACAAAGATACCGGAGCATTTATAGGAGCGGAGGAGATTCGCAGTAACTTTGGGGTCCAGGATGAATTTACAGCCATTGCAGTAGATAAGGATGGTAATTATTTATTAGGGGGCTTTTTCCATAATGAGCTGTTTACAGAGGCTAATGATGGTATAAACACTATGGCAGTTAATGTAACAGGAGGTAAATCCCAGTCTTTTTTTGCAAAATATGCCAAGTCTGCTTGCAGTCTTTCAGTAGTAGAGACTTCATCTTCTCAGGCAGGAATAGAGGTTTATCCAAATCCTGTGCAGGATGTTCTTTATATTAAAAGCAAGGAGCCTTTGGTTTCCTATGAAATTTATGGCGCTACAGGGCAATCTGTAAAGCAGGGAACCTTAAGTATGGCTCAGGAACAATTAGTATTATCCTCTCTTTCAACAGGAGTTTACTATATCAAACTTAAAACAAAGTCTGCAACAATAACAGAGAAAATAATGAAAAAGTAA
- a CDS encoding serine hydrolase domain-containing protein, with the protein MINSKILFFLGISLLPLNGFSQTKPIEEKGSLTKSIMSLSKKVSSYMQAQADINGFSGTVLIVKKDSLLLREAYGYANYEWGIKTTVNTKFSLASVSKQFTAAAILQLAERKLLSFDDTLNKYFHGFPKGDQITIHMMLSHMSGLPMDFDELYLNQVSLNQDLVLNYIAQKELLFPPGKQTSYSNIGYYLLARIIEKVSGKSYSMYLKDNIFDPLKMKETGVMTNDEVIPNMADRYIKKGKSYIKNPYINWMFNIGHDGIYSTADDLLKWDRALYGTTILSEKMKQLMFTSYNEQNFGYGFMINPFYNQGHKLIAHDGGFFGAMTSLNRYTDDDLLVVVLSNNQSPSYLLAYGLAAICFGKDVELPYLHQKSDKNNRSLYKLFTGNYEDIKIIEKNGKLYYKDLDIELIPESDNKFFRSDDDNRTVEFIKDTHGKYSSIKLTKVGVVEIRKKLF; encoded by the coding sequence ATGATAAACTCAAAAATATTATTTTTTTTAGGAATTAGCTTACTCCCTCTCAATGGTTTTTCACAAACCAAACCAATCGAGGAGAAAGGTAGTTTAACCAAGAGTATAATGAGTCTCTCTAAAAAAGTGTCAAGTTATATGCAAGCCCAGGCAGATATCAATGGGTTTAGCGGGACTGTATTGATTGTAAAAAAGGATTCTTTACTTCTACGAGAAGCCTACGGATATGCGAACTATGAATGGGGAATAAAAACAACCGTCAATACAAAATTCAGCTTGGCTTCAGTAAGCAAACAGTTTACAGCAGCAGCCATTCTGCAATTGGCGGAGCGAAAACTTTTATCATTTGACGATACGCTAAACAAATATTTTCATGGTTTTCCAAAAGGTGATCAAATTACAATTCATATGATGCTTTCCCACATGTCGGGGCTTCCAATGGATTTTGATGAGCTTTACCTTAATCAAGTTTCTTTAAATCAGGATCTAGTATTGAATTATATTGCTCAGAAAGAACTTTTATTTCCACCCGGAAAGCAGACTTCATATAGTAATATTGGTTATTATCTGTTGGCACGTATTATAGAGAAAGTAAGTGGAAAAAGCTATTCGATGTATTTAAAAGATAATATTTTTGATCCTTTGAAAATGAAAGAAACCGGCGTTATGACTAATGATGAAGTGATACCCAATATGGCTGACCGATATATCAAAAAAGGAAAAAGTTATATTAAAAATCCATATATCAATTGGATGTTCAATATTGGACATGATGGAATCTATTCAACAGCGGATGATCTGTTAAAGTGGGATAGGGCCTTATATGGAACAACGATTTTAAGTGAAAAAATGAAGCAATTGATGTTTACTTCATACAATGAGCAAAACTTTGGATATGGATTTATGATTAATCCATTTTATAATCAGGGACACAAATTGATTGCTCATGATGGAGGTTTTTTCGGAGCAATGACTTCTCTCAACCGTTATACGGATGATGATTTGCTTGTTGTTGTTCTTTCTAATAATCAGTCTCCATCTTACTTACTTGCATATGGATTGGCTGCAATATGCTTTGGTAAAGATGTTGAACTTCCATATCTTCATCAGAAATCTGATAAAAACAATAGATCTCTTTATAAGCTCTTTACAGGAAACTATGAAGACATTAAAATCATTGAAAAAAATGGGAAACTCTATTATAAGGACCTTGATATTGAGCTGATTCCGGAATCGGACAATAAATTCTTCAGATCAGATGATGATAACCGAACCGTTGAATTTATTAAAGATACCCATGGAAAATACTCTAGCATAAAATTGACTAAGGTTGGGGTAGTGGAGATACGGAAAAAGCTATTTTAA
- a CDS encoding nuclear transport factor 2 family protein — MNLPKVITDLIKAQDKHDNVAYAECFSENAIVFDEGKIHKGRTEIRQWIAEGNEKYGTVMKPLALTEKDSTSVLSTEISGTFPGSPIVLNFNFEIADGLIQSLKVTD, encoded by the coding sequence ATGAATTTACCAAAAGTAATTACAGATTTAATTAAAGCACAAGACAAACATGATAATGTTGCTTATGCGGAATGCTTTTCAGAAAATGCCATAGTGTTCGATGAAGGCAAAATACACAAAGGGAGAACGGAAATCCGACAATGGATCGCCGAAGGAAACGAAAAATATGGGACTGTAATGAAACCTCTTGCATTAACCGAGAAAGATAGTACAAGTGTTCTATCCACGGAAATTTCAGGAACATTTCCCGGTAGCCCGATTGTTCTGAATTTTAATTTTGAAATCGCCGATGGACTTATCCAATCTTTAAAAGTTACCGACTAA